A single region of the Deltaproteobacteria bacterium genome encodes:
- a CDS encoding sugar ABC transporter permease, with translation MQSKKALQGFLLILPTIVIIFGFIFFPVGYSVWLSFTNKHLIHEAYSYVGLSNYTRLLSEQGFWSSFWTGTFWAVSTVALQVILGLGAALLLNQSFPGRGIIRGFTLFPYMLPTIVTILLWKWMLSATYGPVNYVLETLGVAEVPIVWLGPKWLMASTILVGVWQFFPFVVISLLARLQTINLTLYEAAEIDGANVWQRFIHITLPQLRNVLFVVVLLRTFFMFTKFDVPWLMATGGGLQELIQNLPVYAFRKTFGFFQAGQGAAISVVLFGMLVILTVIFFGVYRRGEEE, from the coding sequence ATGCAGTCCAAGAAAGCATTGCAGGGATTTCTCCTGATTCTTCCGACCATTGTGATCATCTTCGGGTTCATATTCTTCCCGGTGGGATACTCGGTCTGGTTGAGCTTCACGAACAAACACCTGATCCACGAGGCATACAGCTACGTGGGTCTCAGCAACTACACTCGGCTCCTTAGCGAGCAGGGGTTCTGGTCGAGTTTCTGGACGGGCACCTTTTGGGCGGTCAGTACCGTCGCTCTCCAAGTCATTCTAGGCCTTGGAGCTGCCCTCTTGCTCAACCAGTCCTTCCCGGGAAGAGGTATCATCCGGGGTTTCACACTCTTTCCCTACATGCTGCCCACAATCGTCACGATTCTTCTCTGGAAATGGATGCTGAGCGCCACGTATGGACCCGTAAATTACGTGCTGGAGACTCTTGGGGTTGCAGAGGTCCCTATCGTGTGGCTTGGCCCGAAGTGGCTCATGGCCTCTACCATACTGGTCGGGGTCTGGCAATTCTTTCCCTTCGTCGTGATCAGCCTGCTGGCACGGCTGCAGACAATCAATCTCACCCTGTACGAGGCGGCGGAGATAGACGGTGCGAACGTATGGCAGCGTTTCATCCACATCACCCTGCCGCAACTGCGAAATGTCCTCTTTGTCGTAGTTCTGTTGCGCACCTTCTTCATGTTTACGAAGTTCGACGTGCCCTGGCTGATGGCTACGGGAGGCGGGCTGCAGGAGCTCATTCAGAATCTCCCTGTCTACGCCTTCAGAAAGACCTTCGGGTTTTTCCAGGCCGGGCAGGGGGCCGCAATATCGGTAGTTCTGTTCGGAATGCTGGTCATCCTTACGGTTATATTCTTCGGGGTTTACCGGAGAGGTGAGGAGGAATAG
- a CDS encoding carbohydrate ABC transporter permease produces the protein MVRRKVSYNLVIFASGALLLLFCGLPLFWMVLTSIKGPGDILAYPPRIITHYTLSNFHRLFRDTDFLIYLRNSVFVAGMTVLLDIVVATIGAYGLTRYRFKGKELLANLTLFTYMFAPIMIIIPVYMLLKQFNLTDSHLGIILAYTSISLPFTLWLLRAFFQSFPMELEESAYIDGANRFQSLIYVVLPQALPGIIATSVFAFVVVWNDYLFARVLLNAPKLKTMPIGLQDIYESTIVDWGLLMSGAVVVTIPALIFFLIVQKFLIQGWGMGAVKG, from the coding sequence ATGGTCCGGAGAAAGGTATCCTACAATTTGGTCATTTTCGCCTCAGGCGCCCTGTTGCTTCTGTTCTGCGGGCTTCCTCTGTTCTGGATGGTCCTGACATCCATCAAAGGCCCGGGAGACATTCTCGCGTATCCACCCAGGATCATCACTCACTATACCCTTTCCAACTTCCATCGGCTTTTCAGAGATACGGACTTCCTGATCTATCTCAGAAACAGCGTCTTTGTGGCCGGAATGACGGTTCTCCTGGATATCGTCGTGGCAACAATCGGTGCTTACGGCCTCACCCGTTATCGCTTCAAGGGGAAGGAGCTTCTTGCCAACCTCACTCTTTTCACTTACATGTTCGCCCCGATAATGATCATCATCCCTGTCTACATGTTGCTGAAACAGTTCAATCTGACCGACTCCCATCTCGGGATCATACTGGCCTATACGTCGATATCTCTCCCTTTTACTCTCTGGCTGCTGAGAGCCTTTTTCCAATCCTTTCCCATGGAGTTGGAAGAATCGGCTTACATCGATGGGGCCAACCGCTTCCAGTCATTGATTTACGTCGTCCTCCCACAGGCTCTGCCGGGGATCATCGCCACGTCGGTCTTTGCCTTTGTGGTCGTCTGGAACGACTACCTCTTCGCCCGTGTTCTGCTCAACGCTCCCAAATTGAAGACCATGCCCATCGGGCTCCAGGATATCTACGAGTCGACAATAGTCGATTGGGGGCTGCTCATGTCAGGGGCCGTGGTGGTCACGATTCCCGCTCTCATCTTCTTCCTGATAGTCCAGAAATTCCTGATCCAGGGCTGGGGCATGGGAGCGGTCAAGGGGTAG